From Cannabis sativa cultivar Pink pepper isolate KNU-18-1 chromosome 8, ASM2916894v1, whole genome shotgun sequence, a single genomic window includes:
- the LOC115701301 gene encoding mitochondrial fission 1 protein A isoform X2: MEAKIGKFFESVGSFFSGGDQIPWCDRDVIHGCEREVAEASDGGSDERRNESIMRLSWALVHSRQPEDVKRGVAMLEASLTNTSSPLEQREKLYLLAVGYYRSSEYSKSRQLLEQCLEIAPDWRQALTLKKTVEERIAKDGVIGIGITATAVGLIAGGIAAAFARRN; the protein is encoded by the exons ATGGAAGCCAAAATCGGAAAGTTCTTCGAATCCGTCGGTTCCTTCTTCAGCGGCGGCGATCAGATTCCTTGGTGCGATCGTGACGTTATACAT GGCTGTGAGAGAGAAGTTGCAGAGGCTTCTGATGGTGGGTCAGATGAACGTAGGAATGAAAGCATTATGCGATTGTCATGGGCACTCGTTCACTCTAGGCAACCAGAAGACGTGAAGCGTGGGGTAGCCATGCTTGAAG CTTCTTTGACAAATACTAGTTCACCTTTGGAACAGAGAGAGAAGCTATACCTTCTGGCTGTTGGATATTACCGAAGCAGTGAATATTCAAAAAGTCGGCAGCTTCTGGAGCAATGCTTAGAG ATTGCTCCCGACTGGAGGCAGGCTCTGACCCTTAAGAAGACAGTTGAAGAACGAATTGCTAAGG ATGGTGTTATTGGAATAGGCATTACTGCTACTGCAGTTGGACTTATAGCCGGTGGTATTGCCGCGGCATTTGCCCGAAGGAATTAA
- the LOC115701301 gene encoding mitochondrial fission 1 protein A isoform X1 yields MEAKIGKFFESVGSFFSGGDQIPWCDRDVIHCTELNQGCEREVAEASDGGSDERRNESIMRLSWALVHSRQPEDVKRGVAMLEASLTNTSSPLEQREKLYLLAVGYYRSSEYSKSRQLLEQCLEIAPDWRQALTLKKTVEERIAKDGVIGIGITATAVGLIAGGIAAAFARRN; encoded by the exons ATGGAAGCCAAAATCGGAAAGTTCTTCGAATCCGTCGGTTCCTTCTTCAGCGGCGGCGATCAGATTCCTTGGTGCGATCGTGACGTTATACAT TGTACTGAACTAAATCAGGGCTGTGAGAGAGAAGTTGCAGAGGCTTCTGATGGTGGGTCAGATGAACGTAGGAATGAAAGCATTATGCGATTGTCATGGGCACTCGTTCACTCTAGGCAACCAGAAGACGTGAAGCGTGGGGTAGCCATGCTTGAAG CTTCTTTGACAAATACTAGTTCACCTTTGGAACAGAGAGAGAAGCTATACCTTCTGGCTGTTGGATATTACCGAAGCAGTGAATATTCAAAAAGTCGGCAGCTTCTGGAGCAATGCTTAGAG ATTGCTCCCGACTGGAGGCAGGCTCTGACCCTTAAGAAGACAGTTGAAGAACGAATTGCTAAGG ATGGTGTTATTGGAATAGGCATTACTGCTACTGCAGTTGGACTTATAGCCGGTGGTATTGCCGCGGCATTTGCCCGAAGGAATTAA